One region of Mycobacterium riyadhense genomic DNA includes:
- a CDS encoding carbohydrate ABC transporter permease → MSLPAQQSHRSWRDYALFVVLVGPNVALLTLFIYRPLADNIRLSFFDWNISDPSAEFVGLSNYTEWFTRSDTRQIVVNTAIFTLAAVIGSMVLGLVLAMLLDRSLRGRNLVRSTVFAPFVISGAAVGLAAQFVFDPHFGLVQDVLRRAGVGVPDFYQDAHWALFMVTITYIWKNLGYTFVIYLAALQGVRRDLLEAAEIDGAGRWATFRRVLLPQLRSTTFFLSITVLINSLQVFDVINVMTRGGPEGIGTTTMVYQVYLETFRNFRAGYGATVATIMFLVLLAVTYYQVRVMDRGQRE, encoded by the coding sequence GTGAGCCTCCCGGCGCAGCAGTCGCATCGATCATGGCGGGATTACGCGCTATTCGTCGTCCTGGTGGGCCCCAATGTGGCGTTGTTGACGCTGTTCATCTACCGCCCGCTGGCCGACAACATCCGGCTGTCCTTTTTCGACTGGAATATCTCCGATCCCAGCGCAGAGTTTGTCGGATTGTCCAACTACACCGAGTGGTTCACCCGTTCCGATACGCGCCAGATCGTGGTCAACACGGCGATCTTCACCCTGGCCGCGGTGATCGGCTCGATGGTGTTGGGGTTGGTTCTGGCGATGTTGCTCGATCGATCGCTGCGGGGTCGGAACCTGGTGCGCTCGACCGTATTCGCACCCTTTGTGATCTCTGGCGCCGCCGTCGGTCTGGCGGCCCAGTTCGTCTTCGATCCGCATTTCGGTCTGGTGCAAGACGTACTACGCCGCGCCGGGGTCGGCGTGCCCGACTTTTACCAGGATGCGCATTGGGCGCTGTTCATGGTGACGATCACCTACATCTGGAAGAACCTCGGGTACACCTTCGTCATCTATCTGGCTGCGCTACAAGGGGTCCGTCGAGACTTGTTGGAGGCGGCCGAAATCGACGGCGCCGGCCGGTGGGCCACGTTTCGCCGTGTGCTGTTGCCGCAGCTGCGCTCTACCACTTTCTTCTTGTCGATCACCGTGTTGATCAACTCGCTGCAGGTGTTCGACGTCATCAACGTCATGACCCGAGGGGGGCCGGAAGGCATCGGCACCACAACCATGGTGTACCAGGTGTATCTGGAGACCTTCAGGAACTTCCGGGCCGGCTACGGCGCCACCGTGGCCACAATCATGTTCTTGGTACTGCTGGCCGTCACGTACTACCAAGTGCGGGTGATGGATCGAGGGCAGCGCGAATGA
- a CDS encoding carbohydrate ABC transporter permease, translating into MTSYRIRAARLLGYAAMLLVVTLVAGPLLFVFFTSFKDQPDIYSQPTSWWPPRWHSQNYRTATEQIPFWTFLRNSVIITSVLAAVKFTLGVLSAFGLVFVRFPGKTAVFVLIIAALMVPNQITVISNYALISQLGLRNTFPGIILPLAGVAFGTFLMRNHFLSLPPEIIEAAQMDGARWWQLLLRVVLPMSGPTMVAFGIITVVNEWNEYLWPFLMSDDESVAPLPVGLTFLQQAEGVTNWGPVMAVTLLAMLPILLIFIVLQRQMIKGLTSGAVKG; encoded by the coding sequence ATGACATCGTATCGCATCCGCGCTGCACGCCTGTTGGGTTACGCGGCAATGTTGTTGGTCGTCACGCTGGTAGCCGGGCCGCTGTTGTTCGTGTTCTTCACGTCGTTCAAGGACCAGCCCGACATCTATTCGCAGCCGACCAGTTGGTGGCCGCCGCGCTGGCATTCGCAGAACTACCGGACGGCCACCGAGCAGATTCCCTTCTGGACGTTCCTGCGCAATTCGGTGATCATCACCTCGGTGTTGGCCGCGGTGAAGTTCACGCTCGGTGTGCTGAGCGCGTTTGGCTTGGTGTTCGTGCGGTTTCCAGGGAAGACAGCGGTGTTCGTGCTGATCATCGCAGCGCTGATGGTGCCCAATCAGATCACGGTGATTTCCAACTATGCGCTGATCTCACAACTGGGTCTGCGCAACACTTTTCCGGGCATCATCCTGCCCTTGGCGGGGGTGGCGTTCGGAACTTTCTTGATGCGCAACCACTTTCTGTCGCTGCCGCCGGAGATCATCGAGGCCGCCCAAATGGACGGCGCGCGTTGGTGGCAGCTGTTGCTGCGGGTGGTGCTACCGATGTCCGGGCCCACCATGGTGGCCTTCGGCATCATTACCGTGGTCAACGAATGGAACGAGTACCTTTGGCCCTTCTTGATGTCCGACGACGAATCGGTGGCGCCGCTCCCGGTGGGCCTGACGTTTCTGCAGCAGGCCGAGGGCGTGACGAACTGGGGTCCGGTGATGGCGGTGACGCTGCTGGCGATGCTGCCCATCCTGCTCATCTTCATCGTCTTGCAGCGGCAGATGATCAAAGGCCTCACGTCGGGTGCGGTCAAGGGCTGA
- the rimP gene encoding ribosome maturation factor RimP: MTTGLPSQTQVIELLGEEFARAGYEIEDVVIDAHTRPPRIAVIADGDTALDLDTIAALSRSASALLDGMDSIRDHYVLEVSSPGVERPLTREKHFRRVRGRKVELALSDGSQLTGRVGETRDDTVSLVVRQGRGWTVREIPLSEIVKAVVQVEFSPPAPAELELARPAEVGRAQETEAGA, from the coding sequence GTGACCACCGGGCTACCTTCGCAGACGCAGGTGATCGAGCTACTCGGTGAAGAGTTCGCGCGCGCCGGATACGAGATCGAAGACGTGGTCATCGATGCTCACACCCGCCCACCACGAATTGCGGTGATCGCCGACGGCGATACTGCCCTGGATCTCGACACGATAGCCGCGCTGTCGCGGTCAGCTTCGGCTTTGCTCGACGGCATGGACAGCATTCGTGACCATTACGTCCTCGAGGTGAGTTCCCCCGGCGTGGAACGCCCATTGACCAGGGAGAAGCACTTCCGCCGCGTGCGTGGCCGCAAGGTTGAACTGGCGTTATCGGATGGATCACAGCTGACCGGCCGAGTCGGCGAGACGCGCGATGACACTGTCTCGCTGGTGGTCCGGCAGGGCCGGGGATGGACGGTGCGTGAAATCCCATTGTCGGAAATTGTGAAAGCTGTTGTCCAAGTTGAGTTTTCGCCACCAGCCCCAGCAGAGCTGGAACTGGCCCGACCGGCTGAGGTAGGTCGGGCACAGGAGACGGAGGCCGGAGCATGA
- the nusA gene encoding transcription termination factor NusA, with product MNIDMAALHAIEVDRGISVNELLETIKSALLTAYRHTQGHQTDARIEIDRKTGVVRVIARELDDDGNLISEWDDTPEGFGRIAATTARQVMLQRFRDAENERTYGEFSTREGEIVAGVIQRDSRANARGLVVVRMGSETKASEGVIPAAEQVPGESYEHGNRLRCYVVGVSRGAREPLITLSRTHPNLVRKLFSLEVPEIADGSVEIVAVAREAGHRSKIAVRSHVAGLNAKGACIGPMGQRVRNVMSELSGEKIDIIDYDEDPARFVANALSPAKVVSVSVIDQTARAARVVVPDFQLSLAIGKEGQNARLAARLTGWRIDIRGDSPGQPATQPEPGASRGMAHER from the coding sequence ATGAACATTGACATGGCTGCGCTGCATGCGATCGAGGTAGACCGGGGCATCTCGGTCAACGAATTGCTGGAAACGATCAAATCGGCGCTGCTCACCGCCTACCGGCATACCCAAGGCCACCAGACCGACGCGCGTATCGAGATCGACCGCAAAACCGGTGTCGTTCGAGTGATCGCGCGCGAACTGGACGACGACGGCAATCTCATCAGTGAATGGGACGACACTCCCGAGGGTTTCGGCCGGATCGCCGCCACCACCGCGCGGCAGGTGATGCTGCAACGATTCCGCGACGCGGAGAATGAGCGCACCTACGGCGAGTTTTCCACCCGCGAGGGCGAGATCGTCGCCGGCGTGATCCAGCGAGATAGCAGGGCAAACGCGCGCGGTTTGGTCGTCGTCCGGATGGGCAGCGAAACCAAGGCCTCCGAGGGTGTGATCCCGGCGGCCGAACAGGTTCCCGGCGAGAGTTACGAACACGGCAACCGGCTGCGCTGCTACGTGGTCGGTGTGAGCCGCGGTGCCCGCGAGCCGCTGATCACGCTGTCACGGACCCACCCCAACCTGGTGCGCAAGCTGTTCTCGCTGGAAGTCCCGGAGATCGCCGACGGGTCGGTAGAGATCGTGGCGGTGGCGCGGGAAGCGGGCCATCGCTCCAAGATCGCGGTGCGGTCGCACGTTGCGGGGCTCAACGCCAAGGGCGCTTGCATCGGTCCCATGGGGCAACGGGTCCGCAATGTGATGAGCGAACTCTCCGGCGAGAAGATCGACATCATCGACTACGACGAGGACCCGGCCCGCTTCGTCGCCAATGCGTTGTCGCCCGCAAAAGTGGTCTCGGTGTCGGTAATCGACCAGACTGCCCGGGCCGCGCGCGTGGTGGTTCCCGACTTCCAGTTGTCGCTGGCAATCGGCAAGGAAGGCCAGAACGCGAGGCTGGCCGCCCGGCTCACCGGCTGGCGCATCGACATCCGCGGGGATTCACCGGGACAGCCGGCGACCCAACCCGAACCGGGGGCCAGCCGTGGGATGGCACACGAGCGCTAA
- a CDS encoding DHH family phosphoesterase, protein MTTTNSKTELTALPRLTGGRVDAVGAAELLSASATIGVVCHVHPDADTIGAGLALGLVLDQCGKQVEVSFAAPALLPESLQTLPGCHLLVSPEVMRRDVDLVVTVDVPSVNRLGGLSDLVAPDRDVLVIDHHASNDLFGTANFVDQSADSTTMLIAEILDAWGKPIDRGVAHCIYAGLTTDTGSFRWASARALRLAARLVEVGVDNAAISRSLMDTHPFVWLPMLSRVLGSAQLIPEAVGGRGLVYAVVDNRNWVSSRPEEVESIVDIVRTTQQAEVAAVFKEVEPQQWSVSMRAKTDIDLASVAAEFGGGGHRLAAGYTITGSIDDAVAALRAALG, encoded by the coding sequence GTGACGACGACCAACTCGAAGACTGAGCTGACCGCTTTGCCGCGCCTCACTGGGGGGCGCGTTGACGCCGTCGGTGCCGCCGAGCTGTTGTCCGCCTCGGCCACGATCGGGGTGGTGTGCCACGTCCATCCCGACGCCGACACGATCGGGGCCGGGCTGGCATTGGGATTGGTGCTCGACCAGTGCGGCAAGCAGGTAGAGGTGAGCTTTGCCGCGCCGGCGCTGCTTCCGGAGTCGTTGCAGACGTTGCCCGGCTGCCACTTGCTGGTAAGCCCCGAGGTGATGCGGCGCGACGTCGATTTGGTTGTGACTGTTGACGTTCCCAGCGTCAACCGGCTCGGCGGCCTAAGTGATCTGGTGGCGCCGGATCGCGACGTCCTGGTCATCGACCATCACGCCTCGAACGACTTGTTCGGCACCGCGAACTTCGTCGACCAGTCGGCCGATTCCACCACGATGCTGATTGCCGAAATCCTTGACGCGTGGGGGAAACCAATCGACCGGGGCGTGGCGCATTGCATCTACGCCGGGCTGACCACCGACACCGGGTCGTTCCGCTGGGCCAGCGCGCGTGCTCTTCGGTTGGCGGCGCGGCTGGTTGAGGTCGGCGTGGACAATGCCGCGATCAGCCGGTCACTGATGGATACCCATCCCTTCGTGTGGCTGCCGATGCTGTCGCGGGTGCTGGGCTCTGCCCAATTGATCCCGGAGGCGGTCGGCGGTCGCGGATTGGTATACGCGGTCGTCGACAACCGGAACTGGGTCAGTTCGCGCCCTGAGGAAGTCGAAAGCATCGTCGACATCGTCCGCACCACACAGCAGGCCGAGGTGGCGGCGGTGTTCAAGGAAGTCGAGCCGCAGCAATGGTCGGTGTCCATGCGGGCCAAGACCGACATCGATTTGGCGTCGGTCGCAGCCGAGTTCGGTGGCGGCGGCCACCGCCTGGCAGCTGGATATACGATCACCGGCTCGATCGACGACGCCGTGGCCGCACTGCGCGCGGCCCTTGGCTGA
- the rbfA gene encoding 30S ribosome-binding factor RbfA, which yields MADPARARRLAKRICTIVASAIEYEIKDPGLSGVTIVDAKVTADLHDATVYYTVMGPTLDAQPDYAAAAAALDRAKGVLRSKVGAGTGVRFTPTLTFSRDTTSDNVHRMEELLARARAADEDLARVRVGAKPAGEADPYRVSGTKETGDDDQLED from the coding sequence ATGGCTGATCCCGCCCGGGCGCGTCGCCTGGCCAAGCGGATCTGCACTATCGTCGCCTCGGCGATCGAGTACGAGATCAAGGATCCCGGGTTGTCCGGGGTGACGATCGTCGACGCCAAGGTGACGGCCGACCTGCACGATGCGACGGTGTACTACACGGTGATGGGACCCACCCTGGACGCCCAGCCCGACTATGCCGCCGCCGCGGCCGCTCTGGACCGGGCAAAAGGTGTACTGCGTTCCAAGGTCGGCGCGGGCACTGGTGTGCGCTTCACTCCCACCTTGACGTTCAGTCGCGACACGACGTCGGACAATGTGCATCGAATGGAGGAGTTGCTGGCCCGCGCCCGTGCCGCCGACGAGGATCTGGCGCGGGTTCGGGTAGGGGCAAAGCCGGCAGGGGAGGCCGATCCGTACCGGGTGAGCGGCACTAAGGAAACCGGTGACGACGACCAACTCGAAGACTGA
- a CDS encoding ABC transporter substrate-binding protein — MNTLGRRDFLLLAGLATSACAGMGGGVSVKSGSGPIAFWSNHPGQSTAVEKELVSRFQSQFPELPVKLIDAGKDYDEVAQKFNAALTGTDVPDVVVLDDIWWFHFALSGHIAPLDDLCRQVGVNSTDYVDTLLADYEFNGEHYALPYARSTPLFYYNKAIWEQAGLPDRGPQSWQELDDWGPRLQRVVGAGKWAHGWANAEIISWTFEGPNWTFGGAYSDKWTLRFTDPKTIAAGNFFRDSIHRKGYAAIANDVANEFATGILASTVTSTGALAGITAAARFDVGAAPLPTGPGGAPGCPTGGAGLAIPNKLSEERKLNALKFIEFVTNSANTAYFSQRTGYLAVRKSAVGCPSEQSYLADNPRARVALDQLPHTRPQDYARVFLPGGDRIISAGLESIGLRGADVTKTFAQIERQLKVILDRQIARKLPGVRHG, encoded by the coding sequence ATGAATACCTTGGGCCGCCGAGACTTTCTGCTGCTAGCCGGACTCGCGACTTCCGCGTGTGCCGGGATGGGTGGCGGTGTCTCGGTGAAGTCGGGATCGGGACCTATCGCGTTCTGGTCGAATCATCCTGGCCAATCCACTGCGGTGGAAAAGGAACTGGTCAGCCGATTCCAGAGCCAGTTTCCCGAGTTGCCGGTCAAGCTGATCGACGCGGGTAAGGACTACGACGAAGTGGCGCAGAAGTTCAATGCGGCGCTCACCGGAACAGACGTGCCCGATGTCGTTGTGTTGGACGACATCTGGTGGTTCCATTTTGCCCTCAGCGGTCATATCGCTCCGCTCGATGACCTTTGCCGTCAAGTCGGGGTGAACTCAACCGATTACGTCGACACGCTACTGGCCGATTACGAGTTCAACGGAGAACACTATGCGCTGCCGTACGCGCGCTCGACGCCGCTGTTTTACTACAACAAAGCGATATGGGAACAGGCCGGCCTGCCCGACCGCGGACCGCAAAGTTGGCAAGAACTCGACGACTGGGGTCCGCGGTTGCAACGTGTCGTCGGCGCTGGAAAATGGGCGCACGGCTGGGCTAACGCCGAAATCATTTCCTGGACATTCGAAGGACCTAACTGGACGTTCGGCGGCGCCTACTCCGACAAGTGGACCCTGCGGTTCACCGATCCAAAGACCATCGCGGCGGGCAACTTCTTCCGGGATTCAATCCATCGCAAGGGGTACGCTGCGATCGCCAACGATGTCGCCAACGAGTTCGCGACCGGCATCCTGGCGTCCACCGTGACATCGACCGGTGCCCTGGCCGGCATCACCGCCGCGGCCCGTTTCGATGTCGGGGCGGCACCGCTGCCCACCGGCCCCGGTGGAGCACCCGGCTGTCCGACCGGCGGGGCGGGGCTCGCGATACCCAACAAGCTATCCGAGGAGCGAAAGTTAAACGCACTCAAGTTCATTGAGTTCGTCACCAACTCGGCGAATACCGCGTACTTCAGCCAGCGCACCGGCTATCTGGCGGTGCGAAAGTCCGCTGTTGGCTGCCCCAGCGAACAGAGCTACCTGGCCGACAATCCGCGCGCGCGAGTGGCGCTCGACCAGCTCCCGCACACCCGCCCGCAGGACTATGCGCGCGTATTTTTGCCCGGCGGTGACCGCATCATCTCCGCCGGGTTGGAATCCATCGGATTGAGGGGAGCCGACGTGACCAAGACCTTCGCCCAGATCGAGCGCCAGCTAAAGGTCATTCTGGACCGCCAGATCGCGCGGAAGTTACCGGGCGTGCGGCATGGCTAG
- a CDS encoding YlxR family protein, producing the protein MVAESTGNGNYVVIVDTARRLPGRGAWLHPVPQCLQQAIRRRAFTRALRITGSPDTSAVVEHLAHLEELDSPGNRTGSNEHEHTVKSR; encoded by the coding sequence GTGGTAGCTGAGTCAACCGGGAACGGCAACTATGTCGTAATCGTTGACACAGCCAGAAGACTGCCGGGGCGGGGTGCATGGCTGCATCCCGTACCGCAGTGCCTACAACAAGCGATTCGGCGGCGGGCTTTCACAAGAGCGCTGCGCATCACCGGTTCGCCGGATACATCCGCGGTAGTCGAGCACCTTGCTCATCTGGAGGAGCTCGATTCACCAGGCAACAGAACAGGCAGCAACGAACATGAGCACACCGTGAAGTCCCGATGA
- a CDS encoding MATE family efflux transporter, which translates to MADGARTAAGRRQIAKLALPALGVLAAEPLYLLFDTAVVGRLGALSLAGLAIGSLVLGLVGSQLTFLSYGTTARAARYFGAADRAAAVNEGVQATWLALGLGAVIIVAVQAAAVPLVSVIASADDITVAALPWLRIAILGVPAILVSIAGNGWMRGVQDTVRPLRYVVAGFGVSALLCPPLVYGWLGLPRMELAGSAVANLVGQWLAALLFVGALLAERVELRLDRGVLRAQLVLARDLIVRSLAFQACFVSAAAVAARFGAAALAAHQVVLQLWGFLALVLDSLAIAAQSLVGAALGAGDAEHAKSVAYRVTVFSALAATLLAGIFAAGAGVLPGLFTDDRSVLAAIGVPWWFMVAQLPVAGIVFALDGVLLGAGDAAFMRTATVVSAVLGFLPLTWLALVFGWGLAGIWSGLSTFVALRLFFVGWRALGGRWVVTGTV; encoded by the coding sequence TTGGCTGACGGGGCCCGGACCGCCGCCGGTCGCCGGCAGATCGCGAAGTTGGCGCTGCCCGCGCTGGGTGTGCTGGCGGCCGAGCCGCTGTATTTGTTGTTTGACACCGCAGTGGTCGGCCGGCTTGGCGCGCTGTCATTGGCGGGGTTGGCTATCGGGAGTCTCGTGCTGGGCCTGGTTGGTTCCCAGCTGACGTTTCTGTCCTACGGCACGACGGCGCGCGCGGCGCGCTACTTCGGGGCCGCGGACCGCGCGGCGGCGGTCAACGAGGGCGTCCAGGCGACTTGGTTGGCATTGGGGCTGGGTGCGGTGATCATCGTCGCGGTGCAAGCCGCAGCGGTGCCGCTGGTGTCGGTGATTGCTTCCGCGGATGACATCACCGTCGCCGCCCTGCCGTGGTTGCGGATCGCGATTTTGGGTGTGCCCGCGATTCTGGTCTCGATTGCCGGAAACGGCTGGATGCGCGGTGTGCAGGACACGGTGCGCCCGCTGCGCTATGTGGTCGCCGGTTTCGGCGTCTCAGCACTGTTGTGCCCGCCGCTGGTTTACGGCTGGCTGGGCCTGCCCCGGATGGAGTTGGCCGGCTCGGCGGTGGCCAATCTGGTGGGGCAGTGGCTGGCGGCGCTGCTGTTTGTGGGCGCGTTGTTAGCCGAGCGGGTGGAGCTGCGGCTCGACCGGGGTGTGCTGCGCGCCCAGCTTGTGCTGGCCCGTGACCTGATCGTGCGGAGCCTGGCCTTCCAGGCTTGCTTCGTCTCGGCCGCGGCGGTGGCCGCAAGGTTTGGCGCGGCGGCGCTGGCGGCCCACCAAGTCGTGCTGCAACTGTGGGGTTTCCTTGCGCTGGTCCTTGATTCGCTGGCAATCGCGGCGCAATCGCTGGTCGGTGCGGCGCTGGGCGCCGGCGATGCCGAGCACGCGAAGTCGGTGGCGTACCGGGTGACCGTGTTTTCGGCGCTGGCGGCCACGTTGTTGGCCGGAATTTTCGCGGCTGGCGCCGGAGTCCTGCCCGGGCTGTTCACCGACGATCGATCGGTGCTCGCCGCGATCGGCGTGCCATGGTGGTTCATGGTGGCCCAATTGCCGGTTGCTGGAATCGTTTTCGCATTGGACGGGGTGTTGCTGGGTGCCGGCGACGCGGCGTTCATGCGCACCGCCACCGTGGTGAGTGCAGTGCTGGGCTTTTTGCCGCTGACCTGGTTGGCACTGGTGTTCGGCTGGGGGCTGGCGGGCATCTGGTCTGGACTGAGCACATTTGTTGCGCTGCGTTTGTTCTTCGTGGGATGGCGGGCGCTGGGCGGCCGCTGGGTGGTGACGGGAACGGTGTGA
- the infB gene encoding translation initiation factor IF-2 has translation MAGKARVHELAKELGVTSKEVLARLNEQGEFVKSASSTVEAPVARRLRESFGGGKPATDKGGTKAAEMVPGGTPGKGPGKLDQALETAIDKAVGNGAGADAPAKAAESGRTTAATPASPAAVAATPAPPVAPAPGQPAAPTPGQPPSPAAPHPGMTPGPRPGPAPKPGVRTPRVGNNPFSSAQPVDRPIPRPQAPRPGAARPGAPRPGGASPGSMPPRPGGAVGGPRPPRTGAPRPGGGRPGGPGGRADTGGGNYRGGGGVGAAPGTGFRGRPGGGGPGGGGGRPGQRGGAAGAFGRPGGAPRRGRKSKRQKRQEYDSMQAPVVGGVRLPHGNGETIRLARGASLSDFAEKIDANPAALVQALFNLGEMVTATQSVGDETLELLGSEMNYNVQVVSPEDEDRELLESFDLSYGEDTGDEADLQTRPPVVTVMGHVDHGKTRLLDTIRKANVREEEAGGITQHIGAYQVGVDLDGDERLITFIDTPGHEAFTAMRARGAKATDIAILVVAADDGVMPQTVEAINHAQAADVPIVVAVNKIDKEGADPAKIRGQLTEYGLVAEDFGGDTMFVDISAKQGTNIEALLEAVVLTADAALDLRANPDMEAQGVAIEAHLDRGRGPVATVLIQRGTLRVGDSVVAGDAYGRVRRMVDEHGEDIEAALPSRPVQVIGFTSVPGAGDNFLVVDEDRIARQIADRRSARKRNALAARSRKRISLEDLDSALKETSQLNLILKGDNAGTVEALEEALMGIQVDDEVVLRVIDRGVGGITETNVNLASASDAVIIGFNVRAEGKATELANREGVDIRYYSVIYQAIDEIEKALRGMLKPIYEENQLGRAEIRALFRSSKVGVIAGCLITSGVVRRNAKARLLRDNIVVSENLSIASLRREKDDVTEVREGFECGMTLGYSDIKEGDVIESYELVQKERA, from the coding sequence GTGGCAGGTAAGGCCCGCGTACACGAGTTGGCTAAGGAACTCGGTGTTACCAGCAAGGAAGTTCTCGCCCGACTGAATGAACAGGGCGAATTCGTCAAATCGGCATCGTCGACGGTGGAGGCCCCGGTCGCTCGCCGGCTTCGCGAGTCGTTCGGTGGCGGCAAACCGGCCACCGACAAAGGCGGCACCAAGGCCGCCGAAATGGTGCCCGGCGGCACTCCCGGTAAAGGCCCCGGCAAGCTCGACCAAGCCCTGGAGACCGCAATTGACAAGGCGGTCGGCAACGGGGCAGGGGCTGATGCACCCGCTAAGGCCGCCGAGTCCGGTCGGACCACCGCGGCGACTCCAGCCTCGCCGGCCGCTGTCGCCGCGACGCCTGCGCCTCCAGTAGCGCCGGCTCCCGGACAACCGGCAGCGCCGACACCCGGACAGCCACCCAGCCCGGCCGCGCCCCACCCCGGAATGACCCCGGGGCCCCGGCCAGGTCCGGCGCCGAAGCCGGGCGTTCGTACTCCGCGCGTCGGCAACAACCCATTCTCGTCCGCACAACCCGTGGACCGGCCCATCCCGCGGCCGCAGGCTCCGCGTCCCGGAGCGGCCAGGCCGGGTGCGCCCCGTCCGGGCGGCGCTTCCCCGGGCAGCATGCCGCCGCGGCCCGGTGGCGCGGTGGGTGGGCCACGTCCGCCGCGGACCGGCGCACCCCGACCCGGCGGTGGCCGGCCCGGGGGGCCCGGTGGTCGCGCCGATACCGGTGGCGGCAATTACCGCGGCGGCGGCGGGGTGGGGGCCGCACCCGGAACCGGTTTCCGTGGCCGTCCCGGCGGTGGTGGTCCGGGTGGCGGCGGTGGCCGTCCCGGGCAGCGCGGCGGTGCCGCCGGTGCGTTTGGCCGTCCGGGCGGTGCGCCCCGACGCGGCCGCAAGTCCAAGCGGCAGAAGCGCCAGGAATACGACTCGATGCAGGCGCCGGTCGTCGGCGGCGTGCGGTTGCCGCACGGCAACGGTGAGACGATTCGGCTGGCCCGCGGTGCGTCACTGAGCGACTTCGCCGAGAAGATCGACGCCAACCCGGCCGCGTTGGTGCAGGCGCTGTTCAACCTCGGCGAGATGGTGACGGCCACGCAGTCGGTCGGCGACGAGACGCTGGAATTGCTGGGCAGCGAGATGAACTACAACGTTCAGGTCGTTAGCCCCGAGGACGAAGACCGCGAACTGCTGGAATCGTTCGACCTCTCCTATGGGGAGGACACGGGAGACGAGGCCGATCTGCAGACCCGTCCGCCGGTGGTGACGGTGATGGGTCACGTCGACCACGGCAAGACCCGCCTGCTGGACACCATCCGCAAGGCCAACGTCCGCGAGGAAGAGGCCGGCGGCATCACTCAGCACATCGGCGCCTACCAGGTAGGCGTCGACCTCGACGGCGACGAGCGGCTGATCACCTTCATCGACACCCCGGGTCATGAGGCGTTCACCGCCATGCGTGCCCGCGGTGCCAAGGCCACCGACATCGCCATCCTGGTGGTTGCGGCCGACGACGGCGTCATGCCGCAGACGGTGGAGGCCATCAACCACGCGCAGGCCGCCGACGTGCCGATCGTGGTGGCGGTGAACAAGATCGACAAGGAAGGTGCCGACCCGGCCAAGATCCGCGGCCAGCTCACCGAATACGGTTTGGTGGCAGAGGATTTCGGTGGCGACACCATGTTCGTCGATATCTCCGCCAAGCAGGGCACCAACATCGAGGCGCTGCTGGAGGCGGTGGTGCTGACCGCCGACGCGGCCCTGGACCTGCGGGCCAACCCCGACATGGAGGCCCAGGGTGTGGCCATCGAAGCGCACCTGGACCGCGGCCGCGGCCCAGTAGCCACCGTGTTGATCCAGCGCGGCACCTTGCGGGTCGGCGACTCCGTGGTCGCCGGCGACGCCTACGGCCGCGTCCGCCGCATGGTCGACGAACACGGCGAGGACATCGAGGCGGCGCTGCCGTCGCGTCCGGTACAGGTCATCGGCTTCACGTCGGTTCCCGGCGCCGGGGACAACTTCCTGGTTGTCGACGAGGACCGCATCGCCCGTCAAATCGCCGACCGGCGCAGTGCCCGCAAGCGCAACGCGCTGGCGGCACGCTCTCGCAAGCGGATCAGCCTGGAGGACCTGGACTCGGCGCTGAAGGAAACCAGCCAGCTGAACCTGATCCTCAAGGGCGACAACGCCGGTACCGTCGAGGCGCTGGAAGAGGCCCTGATGGGTATCCAGGTCGACGACGAAGTGGTGCTGCGTGTCATCGACCGCGGCGTCGGTGGCATCACCGAGACCAACGTCAACCTGGCGTCGGCCTCGGATGCGGTGATCATCGGGTTCAACGTGCGCGCCGAAGGTAAGGCGACCGAGCTGGCCAACCGCGAAGGCGTGGACATCCGCTACTACTCGGTCATCTACCAGGCGATCGACGAGATCGAGAAGGCCCTGCGTGGCATGCTCAAGCCGATCTACGAGGAAAACCAGTTGGGCCGCGCCGAGATCAGGGCGCTGTTCCGGTCTTCGAAGGTCGGCGTCATCGCGGGCTGCCTGATTACCTCAGGAGTGGTGCGCCGCAACGCGAAGGCACGGCTGTTGCGAGACAACATCGTGGTCAGCGAAAACCTCTCGATCGCTTCGCTGCGCCGGGAAAAGGACGACGTGACCGAGGTCCGCGAGGGCTTCGAGTGCGGTATGACGTTGGGCTACTCCGACATCAAGGAAGGCGACGTCATCGAGTCCTACGAATTGGTCCAGAAGGAACGCGCCTGA